A stretch of Streptomyces vietnamensis DNA encodes these proteins:
- the egtD gene encoding L-histidine N(alpha)-methyltransferase: MSPFQLTRTLAADAAGADLRADVLHGLTRSPKELPPKWFYDARGSELFEEITRLPEYYPTRAEREILAARAPEIAAATGARTLVELGSGSSEKTRFLIDALLPDLDAYVPVDVSESALVGAAESLLADRPDLWVHALVADFTRGLALPGTPGPRLVAFLGGTIGNLLPVERRTFLRSVRAMLTPGDALLLGTDLVKDEATLVAAYDDAAGVTAEFNKNVLSVIDRELGADADPAAFDHVAVWDAEREWIEMRLRARRALTVKIPELDLVVPFAAGEEMRTEVSAKFRQAGVRKELEAADLELSRWWTDGEGRFALSLATAR; this comes from the coding sequence GTGAGCCCGTTCCAGCTGACCCGTACCCTCGCCGCGGACGCCGCCGGCGCCGATCTCCGCGCCGACGTCCTCCACGGTCTGACCCGCTCCCCCAAGGAGCTGCCGCCCAAGTGGTTCTACGACGCCCGGGGCAGCGAGCTCTTCGAGGAGATCACCCGGCTGCCCGAGTACTACCCCACGCGCGCGGAGCGGGAGATCCTGGCCGCGCGGGCGCCGGAGATCGCCGCCGCGACCGGGGCCCGGACGCTGGTGGAGCTGGGTTCCGGCTCCTCCGAGAAGACCCGGTTCCTGATCGACGCGCTGCTGCCGGACCTGGACGCGTACGTGCCGGTGGACGTGAGCGAGTCCGCGCTGGTCGGGGCGGCCGAGTCGCTGCTCGCGGACCGTCCGGACCTGTGGGTGCACGCGCTCGTCGCCGACTTCACGCGCGGGCTCGCGCTGCCGGGGACGCCGGGGCCGCGCCTGGTGGCCTTCCTCGGGGGCACGATCGGCAATCTGCTCCCCGTCGAGCGGCGGACCTTCCTGCGTTCGGTCCGCGCGATGCTCACGCCGGGCGACGCGCTGCTGCTCGGCACGGACCTGGTGAAGGACGAGGCGACGCTCGTGGCCGCCTACGACGACGCGGCCGGGGTGACGGCCGAGTTCAACAAGAACGTGCTGTCCGTGATCGACCGCGAGCTGGGCGCGGACGCCGATCCGGCCGCCTTCGACCACGTGGCCGTCTGGGACGCCGAGCGGGAGTGGATCGAGATGCGGCTGCGCGCCCGCCGCGCGCTGACCGTGAAGATCCCGGAGCTGGATCTCGTGGTGCCGTTCGCGGCGGGCGAGGAGATGCGGACGGAGGTGTCGGCGAAGTTCCGTCAGGCGGGGGTACGGAAGGAGCTGGAGGCGGCGGACCTGGAACTGTCCCGCTGGTGGACGGACGGCGAGGGCAGGTTCGCACTGTCCTTGGCGACGGCTCGCTGA
- the egtC gene encoding ergothioneine biosynthesis protein EgtC, with product MCRHLAYVGGPVALGELLVRPPHALLRQSWEPRTQDSGVVNADGFGVGWYAEGDPVPARYRRAGPIWGDLSFADLARVVRAGAFLGAVRGATFPGADGEAAAAPFTAGPWLFSHNGAVEGWPDSLTALAGALPAGELLRLEARSDSALLWALVLHRLRAGDAPGAALADTVREVAAAAPGSRLNLLLTDGDLIAATAWRNSLWYLPGPGRVAVASEPYDDDPRWREVPEHTLVTADRADVTLTPLKEPSA from the coding sequence ATGTGCCGTCATCTCGCGTACGTGGGCGGGCCGGTGGCGCTGGGAGAGCTGCTTGTCCGGCCGCCGCACGCCCTCCTTCGCCAGTCCTGGGAGCCCCGTACACAGGACAGCGGCGTGGTGAACGCCGACGGCTTCGGCGTGGGCTGGTACGCCGAGGGGGATCCGGTGCCGGCGCGCTACCGGCGGGCCGGCCCGATCTGGGGCGACCTGTCCTTCGCCGACCTCGCCCGGGTGGTGCGCGCCGGGGCGTTCCTCGGAGCGGTCCGGGGGGCCACGTTCCCCGGCGCCGACGGGGAGGCCGCGGCGGCGCCGTTCACCGCCGGGCCCTGGCTGTTCAGCCACAACGGCGCGGTCGAGGGCTGGCCTGACTCCCTCACCGCGCTCGCCGGGGCGTTGCCGGCCGGGGAGCTGCTGCGTCTGGAGGCGCGCAGCGACTCGGCGCTGCTCTGGGCGCTCGTGCTGCACCGGCTGCGGGCGGGGGACGCGCCGGGGGCGGCGCTCGCCGACACCGTCCGGGAGGTCGCGGCCGCGGCCCCCGGTTCCCGGCTGAACCTGCTGCTCACCGACGGCGACCTGATCGCCGCGACCGCCTGGCGGAACAGCCTCTGGTACCTGCCGGGCCCCGGCCGGGTGGCCGTGGCCTCCGAACCGTACGACGACGATCCGCGCTGGCGGGAGGTGCCCGAGCACACGCTCGTCACCGCCGACCGCGCCGACGTCACCCTCACCCCGCTCAAGGAGCCGTCCGCGTGA
- the egtB gene encoding ergothioneine biosynthesis protein EgtB, with protein MSGVPDDQESMRRRALDALTTARDRTALLTSCVEDGELTAQHSPLMSPLVWDLAHVGNQEEQWLWRAVAGREALRPEIDSLYDAFQHPRAARPSLPLLSPGEARAYAGDVRTRVLDVLESTPLEGRPLLDAGFAFGMIAQHEQQHDETMLITHQLRTGPAALTAPPPPVLRSGPLPAEVLVPGGPFTMGTSDEPWALDNERPAHHRVVPAFHIDTVPVTNGAYLAFMADGGYTDRRWWRPEGWAQIREHDIGAPLFWRRDGGQWLRRRFGVTEPVPEEEPVLHVSWYEADAYARWAGRRLPTEAEWEKAARHDPATGRSRRYPWGDADPGPEHANLGQRHLRPAAAGSYPAGASPLGVRQLIGDVWEWTASDFLPYPGFTAFPYKEYSEVFFGPEYKVLRGGSFAVDPVACRGTFRNWDLPVRRQIFSGFRTARSAELD; from the coding sequence ATGAGCGGGGTCCCCGACGATCAGGAGTCCATGCGGCGGCGGGCCCTCGACGCCCTCACCACCGCGCGGGACCGCACCGCGCTCCTCACCTCCTGCGTGGAGGACGGTGAACTCACCGCGCAGCACTCGCCGTTGATGTCCCCGCTGGTCTGGGACCTGGCGCACGTCGGCAACCAGGAGGAGCAGTGGCTGTGGCGGGCCGTCGCGGGGCGCGAGGCGCTGCGGCCCGAGATCGACTCCCTGTACGACGCCTTCCAGCACCCGCGCGCCGCCCGCCCGTCGCTGCCGCTGCTCTCGCCGGGCGAGGCACGGGCCTATGCCGGCGACGTACGGACCCGGGTGCTCGACGTCCTGGAGAGCACCCCGCTGGAGGGGCGGCCGCTGCTCGACGCGGGCTTCGCCTTCGGGATGATCGCCCAGCACGAACAGCAGCACGACGAGACGATGCTGATCACCCATCAGCTGCGGACGGGGCCGGCCGCCCTGACCGCTCCCCCGCCGCCGGTCCTGCGGTCGGGTCCGCTGCCCGCCGAAGTCCTCGTCCCCGGCGGCCCGTTCACCATGGGGACCTCGGACGAGCCGTGGGCCCTGGACAACGAACGGCCGGCGCACCACCGTGTCGTCCCCGCCTTCCACATCGACACCGTCCCCGTCACGAACGGCGCCTACCTCGCCTTCATGGCCGACGGCGGCTACACGGACCGGCGTTGGTGGCGGCCGGAGGGCTGGGCGCAGATCCGGGAGCACGACATCGGGGCCCCGCTGTTCTGGCGCCGGGACGGCGGGCAGTGGCTGCGCCGCCGGTTCGGGGTGACGGAGCCGGTGCCCGAGGAGGAGCCGGTCCTGCACGTCAGCTGGTACGAGGCGGATGCCTACGCCCGCTGGGCGGGACGACGGCTCCCGACCGAGGCGGAGTGGGAGAAGGCCGCCCGGCACGACCCGGCCACCGGGCGCTCCCGCCGCTACCCGTGGGGCGACGCCGATCCGGGTCCGGAGCACGCGAACCTCGGGCAGCGGCACCTGCGGCCCGCGGCGGCCGGCAGCTATCCGGCGGGCGCCTCGCCCCTCGGCGTACGGCAGCTGATCGGTGACGTGTGGGAGTGGACGGCCAGCGACTTCCTGCCGTACCCGGGGTTCACGGCCTTCCCGTACAAGGAGTACTCGGAGGTGTTCTTCGGTCCGGAGTACAAGGTGCTGCGGGGCGGTTCGTTCGCGGTGGACCCGGTCGCCTGCCGGGGAACCTTCCGCAACTGGGACCTGCCGGTGCGGCGCCAGATCTTCTCCGGCTTCCGGACGGCGCGCAGTGCGGAGCTCGACTGA
- the egtA gene encoding ergothioneine biosynthesis glutamate--cysteine ligase EgtA, which yields MSPSGIPRGGPPLTEAEAEDLLRCICFKTGPPRTVGVELEWLVHELRDPRLPVRPPRLAAALDTVRALPLVSALTFEPGGQLELSSRPAGSLMECLDSLAADLDAVRGALGPLGLTLSGYGVDPWHAPRGRVLHEPRYDAMETALDRTGPAGRAMMCDSASVQICLDAGFEEPGPLGYHRRWQLAHLLGAVLVAAFANSPVHGGRRTGWRSTRQALWTDLDPRRALAPSPDGEPRAEWAAHVLDTPVMCVRAEEGPWAVPEGLTFREWLRTGLPRPADADDLRYHMTTLFPPVRPRGHLELRMVDAQPGPDGWMVPVAVTTAVFDDPEAAETVYRAVKPLAEQAGSGPAPRNPLWRAAARDGLADPELHAAARAVFSAALDALPRIGASEEVRRAVAAFQERYVIPGSCPADNLQVVTS from the coding sequence ATGTCGCCCAGCGGCATACCGCGTGGCGGCCCCCCTCTCACCGAGGCGGAGGCGGAGGACCTGCTGCGATGTATCTGCTTCAAGACGGGTCCGCCCCGCACGGTGGGGGTGGAGCTGGAGTGGCTCGTGCACGAGCTGCGCGACCCCCGTCTTCCGGTGCGGCCGCCGAGGCTCGCGGCCGCGCTGGACACCGTACGGGCCCTGCCTCTGGTGTCGGCCCTCACGTTCGAACCCGGCGGGCAGCTGGAGCTCAGCTCGCGCCCGGCCGGCTCCCTCATGGAGTGCCTGGACTCGCTCGCCGCCGATCTGGACGCGGTGCGGGGGGCGCTCGGACCGCTCGGCCTGACCCTCAGCGGATACGGGGTGGACCCCTGGCACGCGCCGCGCGGCCGGGTGCTCCACGAGCCGCGGTACGACGCGATGGAGACCGCGCTCGACCGGACCGGGCCCGCCGGGCGGGCGATGATGTGCGACTCGGCGTCGGTGCAGATCTGCCTCGACGCCGGCTTCGAGGAGCCGGGTCCGCTCGGTTACCACCGGCGCTGGCAGCTGGCCCATCTGCTCGGCGCGGTCCTCGTGGCCGCTTTCGCCAACTCCCCCGTGCACGGCGGGCGCCGGACGGGGTGGCGCTCGACCCGGCAGGCGCTGTGGACGGACCTGGACCCGCGGCGGGCGCTCGCGCCGTCGCCGGACGGGGAGCCGCGCGCGGAGTGGGCGGCGCACGTCCTGGACACCCCGGTGATGTGCGTACGGGCCGAGGAGGGTCCGTGGGCGGTGCCGGAGGGGCTGACGTTCCGGGAGTGGCTGCGCACGGGTCTCCCCCGTCCGGCCGACGCCGACGACCTGCGCTATCACATGACGACCCTGTTCCCGCCGGTGCGGCCGCGCGGTCATCTGGAGCTGCGGATGGTGGACGCGCAGCCGGGCCCGGACGGCTGGATGGTGCCGGTGGCGGTGACGACGGCGGTGTTCGACGACCCGGAGGCGGCGGAGACCGTGTACCGGGCGGTGAAGCCGCTCGCGGAGCAGGCGGGCTCCGGTCCCGCCCCGCGCAATCCGCTGTGGCGGGCGGCGGCCCGTGACGGTCTGGCCGATCCCGAGCTGCACGCCGCGGCCCGGGCGGTGTTCTCCGCCGCGCTCGACGCGCTGCCCCGGATCGGGGCGAGCGAGGAGGTGCGGCGGGCGGTCGCCGCCTTCCAGGAACGGTACGTGATCCCCGGGAGCTGCCCGGCCGACAACCTCCAGGTGGTGACGTCATGA
- a CDS encoding TIGR02452 family protein, which yields MSARLREIARRTEEIVAAGHYRAPDGRTVVLTEDLAAALAGTRLHGPEPVPVTPDTDRTPTLTVTPESSLAAARRMTTADPARPVAVLNFASARNPGGGYLNGAQAQEEALCRSSALHATLLRAPEYYAHHRAERDAFYTDRVIHSPRVPVFRDDRGDLLAAPFTVGFLTSPAPNAGVVRRQTPELADRVPAALASRAERVLETAAAAGYRRLVLGAWGCGVFQNDPAQVAATFKALLTGDGRFAGHFEEIVFAVLDRSTGTPTLAAFRRVLGDPL from the coding sequence ATGAGTGCACGACTGCGCGAGATCGCGCGGCGGACCGAGGAGATCGTCGCGGCGGGCCACTACCGAGCCCCCGACGGCCGCACGGTCGTCCTGACCGAAGACCTGGCCGCGGCCCTGGCCGGAACCCGTCTCCACGGCCCCGAACCCGTCCCGGTCACCCCGGACACCGACCGCACGCCCACCCTCACCGTCACCCCCGAGAGCAGCCTCGCGGCGGCCCGCCGGATGACCACGGCCGACCCCGCCCGCCCGGTCGCCGTCCTGAACTTCGCCTCGGCCCGCAATCCGGGCGGCGGCTATCTGAACGGCGCCCAGGCCCAGGAGGAGGCGCTCTGCCGGTCCTCCGCCCTCCACGCCACCCTGCTGCGCGCCCCCGAGTACTACGCCCACCACCGGGCCGAGCGGGACGCCTTCTACACCGACCGGGTCATCCACTCGCCCCGGGTCCCTGTCTTCCGCGACGACCGCGGCGACCTGCTCGCCGCCCCCTTCACGGTCGGCTTCCTCACCTCGCCCGCCCCCAACGCGGGCGTCGTCCGCCGGCAGACCCCCGAACTCGCCGACCGCGTCCCGGCCGCCCTCGCCTCCCGCGCCGAACGCGTCCTGGAGACCGCAGCCGCGGCCGGATACCGCCGACTCGTCCTCGGCGCCTGGGGCTGCGGAGTCTTCCAGAACGACCCGGCCCAGGTCGCGGCGACCTTCAAGGCCCTCCTCACCGGCGACGGCCGCTTCGCCGGCCACTTCGAGGAGATCGTCTTCGCCGTCCTGGACCGCTCCACCGGCACCCCGACCCTCGCCGCCTTCCGGCGGGTGCTCGGTGACCCGCTCTGA
- a CDS encoding SPFH domain-containing protein, protein MGIGILAGVVVGALVVLIGVFKLMWRVAEPNEALIISGSNHKMEGLGDGMGFRIVTGRGTLVLPGVQAVRKLSLDLNETQLSVECVTHQGIPLKVRGVVIFKVGDDFVSIANAARRFLDQQKLMSERVHIVFAGHLRAIVGGLTVEDMIRDREKLTGQARSACGTEMEKLGLIVDSLQIHEIEDPTGYIKNLAAPHAAAVQRDARIAQAEANRRATEAEQQAAARMSEATRDSEILQAGYQAERDQASARARQAGPLADAASRQEVVVQETRVAELEGLRKEQQLQAEVRKPADAMAYETRTLAAAERDARISAAEAEAKETELASAAKATATRLTGEAEAAAQHAKGLAVAEATRAKGLAEAEAIKARAAALAENQEAVVAQQLAEKWPEIVSAGASAFGNVDQMVLLNGADGMADVFAKALTMGGTGLGLARQLLATMSPAAQEKLSGTVLPAPRAEESVEIPVGDGQ, encoded by the coding sequence ATGGGCATCGGCATTCTGGCGGGCGTCGTCGTCGGCGCGCTCGTCGTTCTGATCGGTGTGTTCAAACTGATGTGGCGCGTCGCGGAACCCAACGAGGCGCTCATCATCTCCGGCTCCAACCACAAGATGGAGGGCCTCGGCGACGGCATGGGGTTCCGCATCGTCACCGGTCGCGGGACCCTCGTGCTCCCCGGCGTCCAGGCGGTGCGGAAGCTGTCGCTGGACCTCAACGAGACGCAGCTTTCGGTGGAGTGCGTGACGCACCAGGGCATTCCGCTGAAGGTCCGCGGTGTGGTGATCTTCAAGGTCGGTGACGACTTCGTGTCGATCGCCAACGCGGCCCGCCGCTTCCTGGACCAGCAGAAGCTGATGAGCGAGCGGGTGCACATCGTCTTCGCCGGTCATCTCCGCGCCATCGTCGGCGGGTTGACGGTAGAGGACATGATCCGTGACCGGGAGAAGCTGACCGGGCAGGCCCGTTCGGCCTGTGGCACGGAGATGGAGAAGCTCGGCCTGATCGTCGACTCGCTGCAGATCCACGAGATCGAGGACCCCACCGGGTACATCAAGAACCTGGCCGCCCCGCACGCGGCCGCCGTCCAGCGGGACGCGCGGATCGCGCAGGCGGAGGCGAACCGGCGGGCGACCGAGGCCGAGCAGCAGGCCGCGGCGCGCATGTCGGAGGCGACCCGCGACAGCGAGATCCTCCAGGCGGGCTACCAGGCCGAGCGGGACCAGGCCTCCGCCCGGGCCCGGCAGGCCGGCCCGCTCGCCGACGCGGCCTCGCGCCAGGAGGTCGTCGTCCAGGAGACCCGGGTCGCCGAGCTGGAGGGCCTCCGCAAGGAGCAGCAGCTCCAGGCGGAGGTCCGCAAGCCGGCCGACGCCATGGCGTACGAGACCCGGACGCTGGCGGCGGCCGAGCGCGACGCCCGGATCTCGGCCGCCGAGGCCGAGGCGAAGGAGACGGAGCTCGCGAGCGCGGCCAAGGCGACGGCGACCCGGCTCACCGGTGAGGCCGAGGCGGCGGCGCAGCACGCCAAGGGCCTCGCGGTCGCCGAGGCCACGCGCGCGAAGGGCCTGGCGGAGGCCGAGGCGATCAAGGCGCGGGCGGCGGCGCTCGCGGAGAACCAGGAGGCCGTGGTCGCCCAGCAGCTGGCCGAGAAGTGGCCGGAGATCGTCTCCGCGGGCGCCTCCGCCTTCGGGAACGTCGACCAGATGGTGCTGCTCAACGGCGCCGACGGCATGGCGGACGTCTTCGCGAAGGCGCTGACCATGGGCGGGACGGGTCTGGGCCTGGCCCGGCAGCTCCTGGCCACGATGAGCCCGGCGGCGCAGGAGAAGCTGAGCGGGACGGTTCTGCCGGCGCCGCGGGCCGAGGAGAGCGTGGAGATCCCGGTGGGCGACGGTCAGTAA
- a CDS encoding alpha/beta fold hydrolase, with amino-acid sequence MRLHTTTWGSGDRTALLVHGIMADHRTWRRVGPALAERGYRVIAVDLRGHGASERAAGPEAYRPEDHADDLVASLPAGAELAIGHSLGGLVLAQAVERLAPARAVYSDPAWHLAAGPCGYRAELFVRGKGMTREQIRGFNPHWPDEDVDVEMASVRDWDERSAHGLTPFVGADLWPLRPVVPSLVTLADPSTLVRPEDARMLADRGFELRTVKGAGHTIHRDDFDGFMSALDGWI; translated from the coding sequence GTGCGCCTGCACACCACCACGTGGGGATCCGGCGACCGGACCGCCCTGCTCGTCCACGGCATCATGGCCGACCACCGCACCTGGCGCCGGGTCGGACCGGCGCTCGCGGAGCGCGGCTACCGGGTGATCGCCGTGGACCTGCGGGGGCACGGGGCGAGCGAGCGGGCCGCGGGCCCGGAGGCGTACCGCCCGGAGGACCATGCCGACGACCTCGTCGCATCCCTGCCCGCCGGCGCGGAGCTGGCGATCGGGCACTCGCTCGGCGGGCTCGTCCTCGCGCAGGCGGTGGAGCGCCTGGCGCCGGCCCGCGCGGTGTACTCCGACCCGGCCTGGCACCTGGCGGCCGGCCCCTGCGGCTACCGGGCCGAGCTCTTCGTCCGGGGCAAGGGGATGACCCGGGAACAGATCAGGGGGTTCAACCCGCACTGGCCGGACGAGGACGTCGACGTCGAGATGGCGTCGGTACGGGACTGGGACGAGCGGAGCGCCCACGGCCTCACGCCCTTCGTGGGAGCCGACCTGTGGCCGCTCCGGCCCGTGGTGCCCTCGCTCGTGACCCTCGCCGATCCGAGCACGCTGGTGCGGCCGGAGGACGCCCGGATGCTGGCGGACCGCGGATTCGAGCTCCGTACGGTGAAGGGGGCGGGGCACACGATCCACCGGGACGACTTCGACGGGTTCATGTCCGCCCTGGACGGCTGGATCTGA
- a CDS encoding MFS transporter: MALSSPATGTADSPTAPRPTRGLLPLLLAGNTAMYALYIGVPGMLLALQIEDIDPAGKVANFGLVSGISAIFATVFNPVAGALSDRSGRRNPWILAGGLLALPVMLLLGSVHTILLVTIAWCLGQAVMNIYQAALTSVVPDRVPLAARGKASAAVGLGLPIGSTIGALVGAAFSEHYRTGYLVFGAIVAATAVLFTTCAREERMPPKAPLPVKQQIAAFGSALKNHDFRWAFIGRALLILGYFAVSGFQLYILKDHTDLPAGLSAEEAVAILMPVNSVAMVVSTVLGGWLSDRFDRRKLFVGASAVLAAVALLIPAVSASWTAMLAFSVVNGLGFGCYMAVDTALVTMVLPKAEDAARDMGVLNVANAGPQIVAPFVASLVVSVSGGYTALFLVAAVLSVLGALAVRPIRSVR, from the coding sequence GTGGCCCTTTCCTCCCCCGCCACCGGCACCGCCGACTCCCCCACGGCCCCCCGGCCGACGCGCGGCCTGCTGCCCCTGCTGCTCGCCGGCAACACCGCGATGTACGCGCTGTACATCGGCGTCCCCGGCATGCTCCTCGCGCTCCAGATCGAGGACATCGACCCCGCCGGCAAGGTGGCGAACTTCGGCCTCGTCTCCGGCATATCCGCGATCTTCGCCACCGTCTTCAACCCGGTCGCGGGCGCCCTCTCGGACCGCTCGGGCCGCCGCAACCCGTGGATCCTCGCCGGCGGGCTGCTCGCCCTCCCCGTGATGCTGCTCCTCGGCAGCGTCCACACGATCCTGCTGGTCACCATCGCCTGGTGTCTGGGGCAGGCCGTCATGAACATCTACCAGGCGGCCCTCACCTCCGTGGTCCCCGACCGGGTCCCGCTCGCCGCGCGCGGCAAGGCCTCGGCCGCCGTCGGTCTCGGCCTCCCCATCGGCTCCACGATCGGCGCCCTCGTCGGCGCGGCCTTCTCCGAGCACTACCGCACCGGCTACCTCGTCTTCGGCGCGATCGTCGCCGCCACCGCCGTCCTGTTCACCACCTGCGCCCGTGAGGAGCGCATGCCCCCGAAGGCGCCGCTGCCGGTCAAGCAGCAGATCGCGGCCTTCGGCAGCGCCCTGAAGAACCACGACTTCCGCTGGGCCTTCATCGGCCGCGCCCTGCTCATCCTCGGCTACTTCGCGGTGAGCGGCTTCCAGCTGTACATCCTCAAGGACCACACCGACCTGCCCGCCGGCCTCAGCGCCGAGGAGGCCGTGGCGATCCTCATGCCGGTCAACTCGGTCGCCATGGTGGTCTCCACCGTGCTCGGCGGCTGGCTCTCGGACCGCTTCGACCGCCGCAAGCTCTTCGTCGGCGCCTCCGCCGTGCTGGCCGCCGTCGCGCTGCTCATCCCGGCCGTCTCGGCGAGCTGGACCGCGATGCTGGCCTTCTCCGTCGTCAACGGCCTCGGCTTCGGCTGCTACATGGCCGTCGACACCGCCCTGGTGACCATGGTGCTGCCCAAGGCCGAGGACGCGGCCCGGGACATGGGCGTCCTCAACGTCGCCAACGCGGGACCGCAGATCGTCGCCCCCTTCGTGGCCTCGCTCGTCGTGTCGGTGAGTGGCGGATACACGGCGCTCTTCCTGGTCGCGGCCGTACTGTCGGTACTCGGCGCGCTGGCCGTGCGCCCCATCCGCAGCGTGCGCTGA
- a CDS encoding LacI family DNA-binding transcriptional regulator produces MSQPTEQSPERPSGRAVPTSADVARLAGVSRATVSYVLNNTSAVRISEPTRQRVREAAEELGYVPHAAARSLRAGHSRMVLLPTPHVPVGPLYSQFFNDFQWALRRLDYTVVQYGSVGLQAEEAARAWAELRPVAVVSLGEVELTGQGVEILKRSGARAVITLGTQRVEGTHAFVMDQGRVGEVATEHLLETGRRRIGVIVPEEPGLAMFSGPRLDGARRAAEAAGATVVPLPLRYEEESADALAARWRELGLDGVFAYNDEYAMLLMRSLQDAGISVPEETAVIGADDLLLGRLLRPRLSTVRIDMVVGRELAELVDRAVREPDAPPVSRDLLDSRVVRRESS; encoded by the coding sequence ATGAGCCAGCCAACCGAACAGTCCCCCGAGCGCCCCTCCGGGCGCGCGGTCCCGACCAGCGCCGATGTCGCCCGGCTCGCGGGCGTCTCCCGGGCCACCGTCTCGTACGTCCTGAACAACACCTCGGCCGTCCGCATCAGCGAGCCCACCCGGCAGCGGGTGCGCGAGGCGGCCGAGGAGCTGGGCTACGTGCCGCACGCCGCGGCCCGCAGCCTGCGCGCGGGCCACAGCCGCATGGTGCTGCTCCCGACCCCCCACGTCCCCGTCGGGCCGCTGTACAGCCAGTTCTTCAACGACTTCCAGTGGGCCCTGCGCCGCCTCGACTACACGGTCGTGCAGTACGGCAGCGTCGGCCTCCAGGCCGAGGAGGCCGCCCGCGCCTGGGCCGAGCTGCGGCCGGTGGCCGTGGTCTCCCTCGGCGAGGTCGAGCTGACCGGGCAGGGCGTCGAGATCCTCAAGCGGTCCGGAGCCCGGGCCGTGATCACTCTCGGCACCCAGCGCGTGGAGGGCACCCACGCCTTCGTCATGGACCAGGGCCGGGTCGGCGAGGTCGCCACCGAGCACCTCCTGGAGACCGGCCGGCGCCGGATCGGCGTCATCGTCCCCGAGGAGCCGGGCCTCGCCATGTTCTCCGGACCCCGGCTCGACGGCGCGCGCCGCGCGGCCGAGGCCGCCGGCGCCACCGTCGTACCCCTGCCGCTGCGGTACGAGGAGGAGTCGGCCGACGCGCTCGCCGCGCGGTGGCGCGAGCTCGGGCTCGACGGCGTCTTCGCGTACAACGACGAGTACGCGATGCTTCTGATGCGGTCGCTCCAGGACGCCGGGATCTCCGTGCCCGAGGAGACCGCCGTCATCGGCGCCGACGACCTGCTCCTCGGCCGGCTCCTTCGCCCCCGGCTCTCCACCGTACGGATCGACATGGTGGTCGGCCGCGAGCTGGCGGAGCTGGTCGACCGCGCCGTACGGGAACCGGACGCCCCGCCGGTCTCCCGCGACCTGCTCGACTCGCGGGTCGTCCGGCGGGAATCGAGCTGA
- a CDS encoding thiolase family protein, which produces MSIRDVYIVDAVRTPIGKFGGALAGVRPDDLAAHVVRALVDRSPALDPARVDDVYFGDANGAGEDNRDVARMAVLLAGLPVTVPGVTVNRLCGSGLEAVIQAARAIALGDASVAIAGGVESMSRAPWVLQKPERAFPAGHQQLHSTTLGWRMTNPKMPAEWTVSLGEGAELVADKHGITREQQDAFALASHRKAAEAWAKGLYDDEVVPYPGVDLARDECIRDSTSMEALAKLKPAFRPEGGTVTPGNSSPLNDGAAALLLVDEDGLRETGREPLARIRTSAVTGIEPQLFGLGPVAAVRRALEKAGRSFADLRTFELNEAFAAQSLGCLAEWPELDPDIVNPRGGAVAIGHPLGASGARLAGSVAHQLAAAGSGTGLAALCIGVGQGLALVLER; this is translated from the coding sequence ATGAGCATCCGCGACGTCTACATCGTCGACGCCGTCCGCACCCCGATCGGGAAGTTCGGCGGCGCCCTCGCCGGCGTGCGTCCCGACGACCTCGCGGCTCACGTGGTCCGCGCGCTCGTCGACCGCTCGCCCGCGCTCGACCCCGCGCGCGTGGACGACGTCTACTTCGGCGACGCCAACGGCGCGGGCGAGGACAACCGCGACGTCGCGCGGATGGCCGTCCTCCTCGCGGGCCTGCCCGTCACCGTCCCGGGCGTCACCGTCAACCGCCTCTGCGGCTCCGGCCTCGAAGCCGTCATCCAGGCCGCCCGCGCCATCGCCCTCGGCGACGCCTCCGTGGCGATCGCGGGCGGCGTCGAGTCGATGTCCCGCGCCCCCTGGGTCCTGCAGAAGCCCGAGCGGGCCTTCCCCGCCGGCCACCAGCAGCTCCACTCCACGACCCTCGGCTGGCGCATGACCAACCCGAAGATGCCCGCCGAGTGGACCGTCTCGCTCGGCGAGGGCGCGGAGCTCGTCGCCGACAAGCACGGCATCACCCGCGAGCAGCAGGACGCCTTCGCGCTCGCCAGCCACCGCAAGGCGGCCGAGGCCTGGGCGAAGGGGCTCTACGACGACGAGGTCGTCCCGTACCCCGGCGTGGACCTCGCCCGCGACGAGTGCATCCGCGACTCCACGTCCATGGAGGCCCTCGCCAAGCTCAAGCCGGCCTTCCGCCCCGAGGGCGGCACCGTCACCCCGGGCAACTCCTCGCCGCTCAACGACGGCGCCGCCGCCCTGCTCCTCGTCGACGAGGACGGGCTGCGCGAGACCGGCCGCGAGCCCCTCGCACGGATCCGCACCTCCGCGGTCACCGGGATCGAGCCCCAGCTCTTCGGCCTCGGCCCGGTCGCGGCGGTCCGCCGGGCCCTGGAGAAGGCCGGGCGCTCCTTCGCCGACCTGAGGACCTTCGAGCTCAACGAGGCCTTCGCGGCCCAGTCGCTCGGCTGCCTCGCGGAATGGCCGGAACTGGACCCCGACATCGTGAATCCTCGCGGCGGAGCGGTCGCGATCGGCCACCCGCTCGGCGCGTCCGGCGCCCGACTGGCCGGCTCGGTGGCGCACCAGCTCGCCGCCGCCGGCTCCGGCACGGGCCTCGCCGCCCTCTGCATCGGCGTCGGCCAGGGCCTGGCGCTGGTCCTGGAGCGCTGA